The Skermanella rosea sequence TGAGCGAGATCCAGCAACAGACCAGACGCGGCCGGCATCAGATATTCCGTTTTTCCGAAAATACCCGGACCGGCAAGGGTTTTGGCCCACCGTTCGAGGCCATCGATGAGGAGGGCGAGGTCACTGTCGCCGGCCGGCTCGACATCCGCTCCGAGGGCGGCTACATCGTGTGGGCGCCGTCGCACATCAACGGCCACACTTATAAGGTGATCACGCCGGATGATCTGCCGGAGGATTTCCAGCCGCGCGCGCTTGACTTCCTGCTAAAGGGGTTTTTCCAGACGATTGCTCCGGAGCGGGCCCCGCCGCCTCAGGCCAGCCAAAACACGGCGCCGCGCCAAGCCCATGCCCCCGGCGAGGTCGTCGAGGATGGTCTCGGCCGCGCCACGGAGGGCAGGGAGACCCGCCTGCGTGAGATCGTGCTCAGCCATTTCCGAAATTTTGTCGATCAGCACGGCCGCGCGCCGCTGTCCAACGAAGAGGTCGGGCAGGTCGCCGCCGATGTATGGGACGAGTTCCAGCTGCGCATGAAGCCGCGGCCGGGCGATGGCAACAAGTACACACTTGACGGTGTCCGGCGGAAAATCCTCAGCACCCGGAAACGCTATGAATCCGGTGATTTGAAGTTCAGCCGCGACAAACAGGAAGCGCTGGCGGATCCGGCCCAGGCCCTGCTGGCCCTGGCCAATACCGTCCAGCAGCAGCCCTTCATTGCTTTCGATCCCGAAGCCGGCGACGACGGTGACGATGGCTGGACCGGCTCCGGCGCGCCTGCCCAGCGGACGGCGACAGTGGCGCTGACGGCAAATTGGTTCGATCCATCCTACATCATTCCGCGACGTAGCTGGCTGATCAAAAATCTTGCCGCCAGGAAATACCTGACATTCATCCTGGCGCCTCCCGGCGTCGGAAAAACCACGATTAGCGCCGATCTGCTGGTGACCTACGTTTCCGGCGCCGAGGAGTGGTGTGGCTACGAGATCACGGCAACGCCCGAAGGCCGCAAGGCGTGGTTGTATAATGGCGAGGATGAAAAGGACGAGTTGTATCGTCGTGTCACCGCAGCCGCGCAAGCGCGCAAGGTCAAACCGGAATATCTGGCCGGCCGGCTCGCGGTGGACAGCGGCGCCGATCGGCCGATCAAGATCGCCAATCTCGCCCAGGACAGCAAGGTCCGCAAGCTGGTCAAGACCGGCGACGTCGAGGCCCTGGTCAAGATCATTACCGATCTTGGCATCGATCTGGCAGTTTTCGATCCGCTCCAGGAGGCTCATGAAGCCAACGAAAATGACAACCTGGAAATGAAGTTTGTTGCAGCAACATTCCGTGAGGTTGCTCAGAAATCGGACTGCGCCATCGTAATCATTCATCATACGCGCAAGATGAATGACGATGAAGGTGCCGGCAACTTCGATATTGGTCGCGGCGCATCGGCAATATCCGGCGTCGCCCGCTTTATTCTGACCTTGCTCAATGTCGCTCCCGATGCCGCCGCCATGGTCGGCATTC is a genomic window containing:
- a CDS encoding AAA family ATPase, whose amino-acid sequence is MKPFWTIQAKEPREAAPLLAKMGVSFIPLGHNKKPLGPWKEYQSRPPSVAEALTWAKNLRHMQIGLVTGRVNNISVVDFDHPQAEQWWLDQGYPLSEIQQQTRRGRHQIFRFSENTRTGKGFGPPFEAIDEEGEVTVAGRLDIRSEGGYIVWAPSHINGHTYKVITPDDLPEDFQPRALDFLLKGFFQTIAPERAPPPQASQNTAPRQAHAPGEVVEDGLGRATEGRETRLREIVLSHFRNFVDQHGRAPLSNEEVGQVAADVWDEFQLRMKPRPGDGNKYTLDGVRRKILSTRKRYESGDLKFSRDKQEALADPAQALLALANTVQQQPFIAFDPEAGDDGDDGWTGSGAPAQRTATVALTANWFDPSYIIPRRSWLIKNLAARKYLTFILAPPGVGKTTISADLLVTYVSGAEEWCGYEITATPEGRKAWLYNGEDEKDELYRRVTAAAQARKVKPEYLAGRLAVDSGADRPIKIANLAQDSKVRKLVKTGDVEALVKIITDLGIDLAVFDPLQEAHEANENDNLEMKFVAATFREVAQKSDCAIVIIHHTRKMNDDEGAGNFDIGRGASAISGVARFILTLLNVAPDAAAMVGIPLAEQHKFVRLDEAKSNLSMVTKDTRWFKRIGIDIGNGADGGLPDEVGYLEQWHPRPVGGELTPEIVTQMLDEVQAAARENDPYSAHPQAKRNIIGMMVYLSNDLLDSKRAKLLFQKWIKEKVLLSGESYSASRKCRVPAILVGKRPE